In Streptomyces nojiriensis, the sequence TCCGGCTGGCCGTCGCTCAGGCCGCCGAGCTGCGGCCGCACGGTGTCGCGGCCGTCGCCCTGACCCCGGGGTTCCTGCGCTCGGAGGCGCTGCTGGAGCATTTCGGAGTCACCGAGGCCAACTGGCGTGACGGCGCCGCCGCGGACCCGAACTTCGCCCACTCCGAGACCCCCGCCTACCTGGGGCGGGCGGTCGTGGCCCTGGCGGCCGACCCGGACGTCATCGCCAGGACCGGCCGGGCGCTGGCCACCTGGGACCTCTACAAGGAGTACGGGTTCACGGATGCCGACGGCACCCAGCCCGACTTCGCCGCACACTGGGCCAGGAACCTGGAGGCGGAGTACGGGCCCCTCGGCGACCCGCTCTGACACCGCCGCACCCGCGGCGGCGCTGTCAGTGGCAGGGGCTAGCCTGCGTCACATGATCAGGGGGGAATTCGCCGTACCGTCACTCGGTGCGCTCACCGACGAGGTCGCGGCCGTGCTGGCCGGTCGCCACGACCCCGGCGTGGTGCCGTTCGAGCGGGTGCTGAACGCCGTGGTGAGCCACGGCTTCCGGGACAGGGAGGCACTGGCCGCAGCGCTGGGTTCCGTCCCGCGCGAGTTCAAGGTGAAACCGCACGCGCAGGTGCGGTGCACGGCCGGCATCGTCGGCGCGGCGGTCGGTCCGGTACGGGCGGAGGAGTCCTGGGAGAAGAACGCCGGGGCGGGCTGGCTGGAGCTGTGCCAGCACGTGGCGCTGGACTACATAGCCGGTGCGCGCGCCGACGAGGTCGCCGCCCGGTTGCGGGCCGGTGACCACGTGCCGTTCCTGCTCTCCGTACCGAGCGGGCCGACGGGTGCGGTGGAGCCGTACGAGCTGGTGGAGCGGCTCGCCGAGTACGAGCGTCTCGGCGTCCGGCCCGGACCGGCGGACCTGGGGCAGGCATTGCTGCGGTGCGGCGGCCGGATCGACCCCGAAGCGGTGCGCGCCGCCGAGCGGTTGGAGATTCCGGAGGGGGCCCGGGTGACCGCCTGGCTGCGGCAGGGCGGTCTGCCCCGGCCGGCGTGGTGGCGGGAGCGCGAAGCGGGTGAGGCCGAGCGTCCCAGCAGGCGCCGGGGAGCGCGCATCGGCCGCCGGATCCTGGTGGGCCACGAGGCCATCGAAGGCCGCGGTGCGTTCCCCCGGCAGTTCTGGTCACTGTTCCGCATGTTCGAGCCGGCCATCTCCTGTCCCCACTGGTCCCTGCCGGACTACCGGGACGCTCACACGGTGGCCACCCTGCCCTGGCATCCGGAGATAGCCGCGGCCCGGCTGCTGACGGGCGTCGCGTCGGCGGCCGATCAGGACGGCTGCGGCTCCCCCGCCTTCCTGGAGGCGCTGGCCTCGGCCGACGGCCCGGCCGGGCCCGCCGTGCATCTGGCCGTGGCCTACGGGCTCGCCTCCGTCCCCGAGCCCGACCGGGAGGCCGCCCGGCGGGCACTGGTGGTGCTCGCCTCGCGGGGCCGGCTGGACGGCGAGCTGCTGGGCCGGGAGCTGACCGAACTCGTGGGGCTGGGCACGCTGAGGGTGCCCCTGCTGACCGGGTCGCTGCGGGCGGCCGTCGCCGTACCGGAGGGCGCCGGGGCCGTGTGGGCGGTCCTGGCCACCGCCCTCCCCGGCCTGCTGGCCCGTACCCGGCCCCAGGTGCACGGGGCGCTGCTGGCCGTCGCGGCGGACTCCGCCCGGCTGTCGGGCGCGCGCGGGGAGCTGCCCGAGGTGACGGCGCTCGCGCGGCGACCGGGCTCGTCCCAACTGCTCGGGCAGGCGCGGAGATTGCGGGAAGCGCTGGCGGTGGTCTGACCCGGCGGCCCCGGGACGTACGGCCCGCGGCTGTCAGCCGTGCTGGTGCTGCTCGGGCAGCAGGCTGTCCGGGTGCGCCCACAGCAGTACGTTGTCGGGCCGCTCGTCGCGGAAGAAGTCCAGGACGTCCTGGTCCGAGTGACGCAGGCTGAAGTGGGTGAGGACGAAGAGGGTGTCCGGGTGGGCCTCGACGACGGGCTTCAGCCGGCTCCAGACGGTGTGTCCGACCCGGTCGGCCCGCTCCAGCTCGGCGTCGTCGAGATACGTGCACTCGGTGATGACCACCGGGTACTCGAAGAGCCAGGGGTTGTCCTCGAAGACGCTGACGTGGGTGTCGCCGAGGAAGGCGAACAGCGGCCTGCGCACCTCGCGTTCGACCTCGGCGCCCGCCTTGCGGCGCTGCGCCAGGATGCGGCCGAACTCCGCTCCCCGGCCCTGTTCGGCGAGGGCGCGGCGCAGTTCCTCGTACTCGGGCAGCAGGGCCTTGCGGCGTTCGGCGAACGCGTAACCCACGCAGGGCACCTTGTGCACGCACTCCACCACCCGTACGTGGTGGCCGCGGCGCCCGAAGGTGAACTCGTCGCCGCCGCACACCCCGTGGAGCCGGCAGCCCGCGGCGAGGGCCGGATCGTAGGCGCTGCCGTGGTTCAGTTCGGCGGAGGCCCGCAGAAAGGCCTCCGCGTACGGCACCGCCGCCGCGGGCAGGTGGATGTCGACCCCGTCCGGCCTGGCCGCGAGGTGATCGAGGTCCTTGGAGTGGTCGTGGTGGGTGTGCGTGAGGAAGACGGTTTCCGGCTGACGCCCTTCCACCAGTCCGGCGTCGAGCGCGCAGCGCAGTTCGGGGATGTGGAAGAACGTCTTGTCGTTGGCGCGCGAGTACCCGGTGAGGGTGAACTCGGTGCCGGGTATGCGCCAGGTCTTCCACTGGCGGAACGGGTGTCCCCGCTCCAGCCGTTCGGGGTGGGCGGGGGTCCGCGCAGGTGCCGGTGTCATCGGTGCCTCCGTCGGACCGCCGTGATCGGGTGAAGGCCCGATCGTAACGGGCGCCGCCCCGTCGCGGCCCGCCGTTTTCCTCCCCCGTCCCACCCTTCCCAATGCACCGGAACCGGTGGACGCCCGTTCCCCGAGGACCCGAAGATGGGGCCGGTCCGCGTCCGGTGGGCCGCGAAGGGAGTGCCATGACGACGTCCCCGGCGGCCGGCAGGCCGGCTCCACCGCCGAGCACCGCCAAAGAGGTCCCGGACAAGGGCAAGTGGGCCGTCAAACCGCTGAACGACGGCAAGTCGGCCTACGCGTTGCCCACCGAGTGGAAGTCCGGCGCCCTGCACCACAAGATCTCCAAGGAGCGGCTCAGCTCGATCGCCGAGCAGCTCGCCCCGGCCTGGAACGCGAAGGACTCCCGGCTCCAGGGGGCGGCGCGGACGTTCTGGAATCTGTGCTGGGCGGTGGCCGGCGAGAGCGTCGCCCAGGCCGTGGCGATGGCGGGGCACGGCGGCAGCCCCAACCCGCACCGACTGCTGTGGAATCTCCCGCTGATGGTGTCGCTCGGCCCGCAGAGCCCGGCGAACGACCCGGGCATGAACTTCGACCCCGACACGGAACCGGTGCCGGGCGGCGCGGGCACCCGTCGGATGGACGCCGTGTCGATCGCGCTCAAGGAGCTGGAGACCGCCTGGCTGACCGCCGCCGACGCGGACGGCGGGCGCGGCGTGTACGACGCCGCGCTCTGGACCACCCTGCACCGGCACCTGCAGACCGCGCACATCGCCGCCGAACGGATCCAGCGCGGTGAGCGGGTGCTGTACCCGCCGCTGCGCGAGCAGTGGGTGTACGACGCCACCACCAAGCAGAACCTGCGCAAGGGCCTGACACCGTTCCCGACGCCCGAGCAGGGCCTGCGCCTCTTCGCCGGGGCCCGGTCGAACGCACCGTCGATCGCGGCGTACGCCGCCTCCGGAGCCGCCGCCGCGACCGCCACGGTCCGCGCCGCCGTGGGCGGGCGGCAGGTCACCCTGCGGCTGACGGCGGCCGAGGAGAACGTGCACCACGTGTGCGTACGCCACACGCTCACGTTCTTCGACTTCACGGACGCGTCCCGGCCCCGGCCCGTCAACACCTTCTGGCCCGACGTGCGCACCTTCGCCGACACCACGGCCCTCGCCGCCGCGCTGCTGCCGGGCATCGGACGCAGTTGTCTGCTCGAACTGGACCGCACGCTGGGCAACGTGGCCGAGGCGGCCGACTGGCTCGACGAGGTCCTGGAGATCTCCAACGCGGACGTCGACGGCCGGCTCGTCTTCTACAACGTGCAGTTCACCGAGGTGAACGGTACGGACGCGGCTCCCGCCGTCGAGGCCGTCATCGAGTCGTTCGCCCCGGACGGCTCCGACGGTCCGGGCTTCACCCGCGGGGATCTGGACCTCATCGCCGGACGGCTGTAGCACCGGCCGGGGAAAGGGGGAGGGCACGGTCCGCGCCCTCCCCCGCCGTACCCTGAATCCCGTGCCGCCCTCCCGCCTCCACCGTGTAGCCGTCCTCGTCCTCGAGGGCGCGAAGCCCCTCGACGTCGGAATCCCCGCGCAAGTGTTCACGACCCGCGCGAGCATGCCGTACGAGGTACGGGTCTGCGGCGCGGCTCCCGGCCTCGTCACCGGCGGCGACGGCCTGTCGTACCACGTCACCCACGGGCTCGACGCGCTCGCGTGGGCCGACATCGTCTTCGTCCCCGGCTACCGCTTCCCCGACCGCGAGGACCCGCCGCGGGCGGTCATCGACGCTCTGATCGCCGCCCACGGCCGAGGGGCGCGGCTCGCCGCCATCTCGACGGGCGCGTTCGCCCTCGCCGCCACCGGGCTGCTCGACGGCAAGCGCGCCACGACCCACTGGCACTACGCGCGG encodes:
- a CDS encoding DUF6493 family protein, with product MIRGEFAVPSLGALTDEVAAVLAGRHDPGVVPFERVLNAVVSHGFRDREALAAALGSVPREFKVKPHAQVRCTAGIVGAAVGPVRAEESWEKNAGAGWLELCQHVALDYIAGARADEVAARLRAGDHVPFLLSVPSGPTGAVEPYELVERLAEYERLGVRPGPADLGQALLRCGGRIDPEAVRAAERLEIPEGARVTAWLRQGGLPRPAWWREREAGEAERPSRRRGARIGRRILVGHEAIEGRGAFPRQFWSLFRMFEPAISCPHWSLPDYRDAHTVATLPWHPEIAAARLLTGVASAADQDGCGSPAFLEALASADGPAGPAVHLAVAYGLASVPEPDREAARRALVVLASRGRLDGELLGRELTELVGLGTLRVPLLTGSLRAAVAVPEGAGAVWAVLATALPGLLARTRPQVHGALLAVAADSARLSGARGELPEVTALARRPGSSQLLGQARRLREALAVV
- a CDS encoding MBL fold metallo-hydrolase, whose amino-acid sequence is MTPAPARTPAHPERLERGHPFRQWKTWRIPGTEFTLTGYSRANDKTFFHIPELRCALDAGLVEGRQPETVFLTHTHHDHSKDLDHLAARPDGVDIHLPAAAVPYAEAFLRASAELNHGSAYDPALAAGCRLHGVCGGDEFTFGRRGHHVRVVECVHKVPCVGYAFAERRKALLPEYEELRRALAEQGRGAEFGRILAQRRKAGAEVEREVRRPLFAFLGDTHVSVFEDNPWLFEYPVVITECTYLDDAELERADRVGHTVWSRLKPVVEAHPDTLFVLTHFSLRHSDQDVLDFFRDERPDNVLLWAHPDSLLPEQHQHG